A genome region from Longimicrobium sp. includes the following:
- a CDS encoding DUF4956 domain-containing protein — protein MAAKNNRNHSAPGDGSETLLAPSEPMQDEPARRAESTPPSRIRETRPAPRGFLERMAESRRAPFLRLIAYYVLLIGIMGALVYWVPMVRDAFISPVVLPDLGRGGSGSELLTRAPTLGDYGARLSLGEALHRALTTLLVIAGALSLVIPVAWVYMFTKRFRYDPALVSSVIILPIVVAGIALVVKNSLALAFSLAGIVAAVRFRNTLKDPRDAVYIFLVIGIGLSAGVQALDVALAMSLAFNFVVLLVWKHNVGSIYSGSYGRTGILSVGDPELMVADDPAAQRDIRRRMLEHDGDMRTDGILLVHSGAPDLARLTVQEALGDTASDWRLVNVRREPERPAVLEYLVRLKTEITPAELVGALDERWSAQVSAAEYVPFRTRKKKRKKG, from the coding sequence ATGGCCGCCAAGAACAACCGCAACCATTCCGCGCCCGGCGACGGATCGGAGACGCTCCTGGCGCCTTCGGAGCCGATGCAGGACGAGCCGGCGCGCCGCGCCGAGAGCACGCCTCCGTCGCGGATTCGCGAGACGCGGCCCGCTCCCCGCGGCTTCCTCGAGCGCATGGCCGAGTCGCGGAGGGCGCCGTTTCTGCGGCTGATCGCGTACTACGTGCTGCTCATCGGCATCATGGGCGCGCTGGTGTACTGGGTGCCGATGGTGCGCGACGCCTTCATCTCCCCCGTCGTCCTTCCCGATCTGGGCAGAGGCGGGAGCGGATCGGAGCTGCTCACTCGCGCGCCCACGCTGGGCGACTACGGCGCACGGCTGTCGCTGGGCGAGGCGCTTCACCGCGCGCTCACTACGCTGCTGGTGATCGCCGGCGCGCTGTCGCTCGTGATTCCGGTGGCGTGGGTGTACATGTTCACCAAGCGCTTCCGCTACGATCCGGCGCTCGTTTCCTCGGTCATCATCCTGCCGATCGTGGTGGCGGGGATCGCGCTGGTGGTCAAGAACTCGCTGGCGCTGGCCTTTTCGCTGGCCGGGATCGTGGCGGCGGTCCGGTTCCGCAACACGCTCAAGGACCCGCGCGACGCCGTCTACATATTCCTGGTGATCGGGATCGGGCTGTCGGCGGGGGTGCAGGCGCTGGACGTTGCGCTGGCGATGTCGCTGGCCTTCAACTTCGTCGTGCTGTTGGTGTGGAAGCACAACGTGGGGTCGATCTACAGCGGCAGCTACGGGCGCACGGGCATCCTGTCGGTGGGCGATCCGGAGCTGATGGTGGCGGACGACCCCGCGGCGCAGCGCGACATTCGCCGGCGGATGCTGGAGCACGACGGCGACATGCGCACGGACGGCATCCTGCTGGTGCACTCAGGCGCACCGGACCTTGCGCGCCTCACGGTGCAGGAAGCGCTCGGCGACACCGCGAGTGACTGGCGGCTGGTGAACGTGCGGCGCGAGCCCGAGCGCCCCGCCGTGCTGGAGTACCTGGTGCGCCTCAAGACGGAGATCACCCCGGCCGAGCTCGTCGGCGCGCTGGACGAGCGCTGGTCCGCACAGGTCTCGGCCGCCGAGTACGTCCCCTTCCGCACGCGGAAGAAGAAGCGCAAGAAGGGTTAG
- a CDS encoding serine hydrolase domain-containing protein, with product MRVWRRALLLAALLSACASPERYFPAERELTALLETRVRERRAVGIAVGVLEADGSATMAFAGSAGEGARPLDGRTRFEIGSITKTFTGVLLAEMVRTGEVRYDDPVSRYLPEGVRVPALNGREITLLDLATHHSGLPAVPDNMDPADPRNPYADYSAAQMYAFLSGFTPEREAGAAYQYSNIGFGLLGHALGRAAGSGYDELVRERILRPLRMDGTAIDLRGELMAKGHNRQGEIVPYWDLPTLAGAGAYRSNLDDLMRFLAANLRPPQTELERSIHATQRMQRTVTDTVANRIGTDAMGVGWQIRTRGGSSIVWKDGGTAGFQTFIGFDPERRIGVVVLSNTAIEVDDIGFHLLDPASPLGAPPPMPPSGS from the coding sequence GTGCGCGTGTGGCGTCGTGCGCTCCTGCTGGCCGCGCTCCTCTCCGCGTGCGCCTCGCCCGAGCGCTACTTTCCCGCCGAGCGGGAGCTGACGGCTCTTCTCGAGACGCGTGTGCGGGAGCGGCGCGCGGTCGGGATCGCGGTCGGCGTGCTGGAGGCGGATGGCTCCGCCACGATGGCGTTCGCGGGGAGCGCGGGTGAGGGCGCGCGGCCGCTCGACGGCCGTACGCGGTTCGAGATCGGCTCCATCACCAAGACGTTCACGGGCGTCCTGCTGGCGGAGATGGTGCGGACCGGCGAGGTGCGCTACGACGATCCCGTCTCCCGCTACCTCCCCGAAGGCGTGCGCGTCCCTGCCCTCAACGGCCGCGAGATCACCCTCCTCGACCTGGCCACGCACCACTCCGGCCTCCCCGCCGTGCCGGACAACATGGACCCGGCGGACCCTCGCAATCCGTACGCGGACTACTCGGCTGCGCAGATGTACGCGTTCCTCTCCGGCTTCACGCCGGAGCGCGAGGCGGGCGCGGCCTATCAGTACTCCAACATCGGCTTCGGGCTGCTGGGCCACGCCCTGGGCCGGGCGGCGGGTTCCGGGTACGACGAGCTCGTCCGCGAGCGCATCCTGCGGCCGCTGCGGATGGATGGGACCGCGATCGATCTGCGGGGCGAGCTCATGGCGAAGGGGCACAACAGGCAGGGCGAGATCGTGCCCTACTGGGACCTGCCGACGCTGGCGGGCGCGGGCGCCTACCGCTCGAACCTGGACGACCTGATGCGCTTCCTCGCCGCAAACCTGCGGCCGCCGCAGACGGAGCTGGAGCGCTCGATCCACGCGACGCAAAGGATGCAGCGCACGGTCACCGACACGGTCGCAAACCGCATCGGCACCGACGCGATGGGCGTCGGCTGGCAGATCCGTACGCGAGGCGGCTCCAGCATCGTCTGGAAGGACGGCGGCACGGCGGGGTTCCAGACGTTCATCGGGTTCGATCCTGAGCGGCGGATCGGCGTGGTGGTGCTCTCGAACACCGCCATCGAGGTGGACGACATCGGATTCCACCTCCTCGACCCGGCGTCGCCGTTGGGAGCGCCGCCCCCGATGCCCCCTAGCGGTTCTTGA
- a CDS encoding DUF47 family protein, whose translation MVRLFPKDDSYFDELETLAGHLTTAADLLNRLFQDPREPARLERRIRTAEHEADELTGEITSRLDGSLVAPFDREDLYAIARGLDNVVDQVEDAASYVAAFEISRADEGARELAGVLLRGSMLVATAVANLRTSGIDRDPFREIQALGEEGDAVYERVMTGLFAGKPDPIETLKWKEIYDKLEAAIDGIETVADVLESVAIKNR comes from the coding sequence ATGGTCCGGCTTTTCCCCAAGGACGACAGCTATTTCGACGAGTTGGAGACGCTGGCGGGGCACCTGACCACGGCGGCGGACCTGCTCAACCGGCTCTTTCAGGACCCCCGCGAGCCCGCCCGGCTGGAGCGGCGCATCCGCACGGCGGAGCACGAGGCCGACGAGCTGACCGGCGAGATCACGTCGCGGCTCGACGGCTCGCTCGTGGCGCCGTTCGACCGCGAGGACCTGTACGCCATCGCGCGCGGGCTGGACAACGTGGTGGACCAGGTGGAGGATGCGGCGTCGTACGTGGCCGCGTTCGAGATCTCGCGGGCGGACGAGGGGGCGCGCGAACTGGCGGGCGTCCTGCTCAGGGGGAGCATGCTGGTGGCCACGGCCGTCGCCAACCTGCGCACCTCCGGCATCGACCGCGACCCCTTTCGCGAGATCCAGGCGCTCGGCGAGGAGGGCGATGCCGTGTACGAGCGCGTGATGACCGGGCTGTTCGCCGGCAAGCCCGACCCCATCGAGACGCTGAAGTGGAAGGAGATCTACGACAAGCTGGAAGCGGCGATCGACGGGATCGAGACGGTGGCGGACGTGCTGGAGAGCGTCGCCATCAAGAACCGCTAG
- a CDS encoding FdhF/YdeP family oxidoreductase: MTEHGNIDPAERKELEERASVEPEQGAIRGDVPDGEQANAWESAKIGLASEGGVRREMARAGEPPATAADEAFHGRVHAQPPAEHTGLRLGDVQKTAAGINAVRVAMKYTLAEMGAADGARMLQKLNQEGGFDCQSCAWPDPPAGERPAFAEYCENGAKVTAEENTRKLIDPDFFRRYSVAELSERSDYWLAKQGRIDRPMVLREGATHYEPIGWEEAIGLVAKELRALDSPDEAAFYTSGRTANETAFLYQLFVRHFGTNNLPDCSNMCHESSGSALTDSIGIGKGTVTLDDVHHADLLISIGQNPGSCHPRMLTALQRLKRNGGKIIAINPLPETGLNHFKHPQDLKHPGRILSVLVGDGTPIAEFFVPVRIAGDVALLKGVLKEMLEEEERRPGTVFDHEFIRTHTHGYEAFVEDLRAESWDLIIEQSGVERAQIRTVAEMVMRHERIIVAWAMGLTQQPDAVSAIQEIVNLLLLKGSIGKKGAGALPVRGHSNVQGDRTVGIWERMPDRFLDALKREFGFNPPRHHGYDTVETIKAMHAGKVKVFFGMGGNFLSAGPDTEYTAAAMRRCRLTAHVSIKLNRGHLVTGRQALILPTIGRAERDVQLTGEQFVTAENSMGVVRTSRGVLDPASPHLKSEPTIVALLATATLGARNRVEWYSLIADYGRIRDLIERVIPGFEGYNRRLREHGELVLPNLPRDRREFSTTTGKANFTVHRIQPVKLEPGQLVMMSMRSHDQFNTTVYGLDDRYRGIYNERRVVMMNPEDIRELGLAAGDVVDLTSHFRGEERVARRFIVVSYPIPRRCAATYYPETNVLVPIGSVAARSNTPTSKFVIITVAKA, from the coding sequence ATGACCGAGCACGGCAACATCGATCCGGCAGAGAGGAAGGAGCTGGAGGAACGGGCGTCGGTCGAGCCGGAGCAGGGGGCGATCCGGGGGGACGTGCCGGACGGGGAGCAGGCCAACGCGTGGGAGAGCGCCAAGATCGGCCTCGCCAGCGAGGGCGGGGTGCGGCGCGAGATGGCACGCGCCGGAGAGCCCCCCGCCACGGCCGCAGACGAGGCGTTCCACGGCCGTGTCCACGCGCAGCCGCCGGCGGAGCACACCGGGCTGCGCCTGGGCGACGTGCAGAAGACCGCCGCCGGCATCAACGCCGTGCGCGTGGCGATGAAGTACACGCTCGCCGAGATGGGCGCCGCGGACGGCGCGCGCATGCTCCAGAAGCTGAACCAGGAGGGCGGCTTCGACTGCCAGAGCTGCGCGTGGCCCGATCCGCCCGCCGGCGAGCGGCCGGCGTTCGCGGAGTACTGCGAGAACGGCGCAAAGGTCACCGCCGAGGAGAACACGCGGAAGCTGATCGACCCCGACTTCTTTCGCCGCTACAGCGTCGCCGAGCTGTCCGAGAGGTCCGACTACTGGCTGGCGAAGCAGGGGCGCATCGACCGGCCGATGGTGCTGCGCGAGGGCGCCACGCACTACGAGCCGATCGGCTGGGAAGAGGCGATCGGGCTGGTGGCGAAGGAGCTACGGGCGCTGGACTCGCCGGACGAGGCGGCGTTCTACACATCCGGGCGCACCGCCAACGAGACGGCGTTCCTCTACCAGCTCTTCGTGCGGCACTTCGGCACCAACAACCTGCCGGACTGCAGCAACATGTGCCACGAGTCCAGCGGCAGCGCCCTCACCGACTCCATCGGCATCGGCAAGGGTACGGTGACGCTGGACGACGTGCATCACGCCGACCTGCTGATCAGCATCGGCCAGAACCCGGGATCGTGCCACCCGCGCATGCTCACGGCGCTCCAGCGGCTGAAGCGCAACGGCGGCAAGATCATCGCCATCAACCCCCTCCCCGAGACGGGGCTGAACCACTTCAAGCACCCGCAGGACCTCAAGCACCCCGGCCGCATCCTCAGCGTGCTGGTGGGCGACGGCACCCCCATCGCCGAGTTCTTTGTGCCGGTGCGCATCGCGGGCGACGTGGCGCTCCTCAAGGGCGTGCTCAAAGAGATGCTGGAGGAGGAGGAGCGGCGCCCCGGCACCGTTTTCGACCACGAGTTCATCCGCACCCACACGCACGGCTACGAGGCCTTCGTCGAGGACCTGCGCGCCGAAAGCTGGGACCTCATCATTGAGCAGAGCGGGGTGGAGCGCGCGCAGATCCGCACCGTGGCCGAGATGGTGATGCGGCACGAGCGCATCATCGTGGCGTGGGCGATGGGGCTCACGCAGCAGCCGGACGCGGTGAGCGCCATCCAGGAGATCGTCAACCTGCTGCTGCTGAAGGGGAGCATTGGGAAGAAGGGGGCGGGCGCGCTCCCCGTGCGCGGCCACAGCAACGTGCAGGGCGACCGCACGGTCGGGATCTGGGAACGGATGCCGGACCGGTTCCTGGACGCGCTGAAGAGGGAGTTCGGCTTCAACCCGCCGCGCCACCACGGCTACGACACCGTGGAGACAATCAAGGCGATGCACGCTGGGAAGGTGAAGGTGTTCTTTGGGATGGGCGGCAACTTCCTTTCGGCCGGGCCGGACACGGAGTACACCGCCGCCGCCATGCGCCGCTGCCGCCTGACCGCGCATGTCTCCATCAAGCTCAATCGCGGCCACCTGGTGACGGGGAGGCAGGCGCTCATCCTCCCCACCATCGGCCGCGCCGAGCGCGACGTGCAGCTCACGGGCGAGCAGTTCGTGACCGCCGAGAACTCGATGGGCGTGGTGCGCACGTCGCGCGGCGTGCTGGACCCCGCATCGCCGCACCTGAAGAGCGAGCCCACCATCGTCGCGCTCCTGGCCACCGCCACGCTCGGAGCGCGCAACCGGGTGGAGTGGTACTCGCTGATCGCCGACTACGGCCGCATCCGCGACCTGATCGAGCGGGTGATCCCCGGCTTCGAGGGCTACAACCGCCGCCTGCGCGAGCACGGGGAGCTCGTCCTCCCCAACCTTCCGCGCGACCGCCGCGAGTTCAGCACCACCACGGGGAAGGCCAACTTCACCGTGCACCGCATCCAGCCGGTGAAGCTGGAGCCGGGGCAGCTGGTGATGATGTCGATGCGCAGCCACGACCAATTCAACACCACCGTCTACGGCCTGGACGACCGCTATCGCGGCATCTACAACGAGCGCCGCGTCGTGATGATGAACCCAGAGGACATCCGCGAGCTGGGCCTGGCCGCGGGCGACGTGGTGGACCTGACGAGCCATTTCCGCGGGGAGGAGCGGGTGGCGCGGCGCTTCATCGTGGTGAGCTACCCCATCCCCCGCCGCTGCGCCGCCACCTACTATCCCGAGACCAACGTCCTGGTCCCCATCGGCAGCGTCGCCGCGCGCAGCAACACGCCGACCTCGAAGTTCGTGATCATCACGGTGGCGAAGGCGTGA
- a CDS encoding NAD(P)/FAD-dependent oxidoreductase yields MSVPDAVVVGSGPNGLSAAIALARAGRSVVVREAADTIGGGMRTEELTLPGYLHDVCSIVHPLALSSPFFRTLPLEEHGLEWVHSPACLAHPFDDGAVAMLERSIEATGATLGPDARAWKKLLGFWTERWLTLAEDVLGPLEFPDHPFLLARFGLTAVRPAYGVAKGAFRGDRARALFAGNAAHSMVPLTQSPTAAFGLTLAAAGHAVGWPIARGGSRSIATALASYFRSLGGEIVTGAPVDDVDELRGVGTILLDLTPRQVLRIAGHRLPARYRGALERYQYGAGSFKMDWALSEPIPWRSPECRRAATVHLGGTLDEIAASEHAPLAGQVPEKPFVLLVQPTLFDPTRAPEGKHVAWAYCHVPFGRDVDMTEAIEAQIERFAPGFRDVVLARSVMPPSALERHNPNLVGGDISAGAMTLRQVFFRPAFRRNPYSTPVDGLFMCSASTPPGGAVHGMCGYYAARAALRRPLAAPNA; encoded by the coding sequence GTGAGCGTTCCGGACGCGGTGGTGGTGGGCTCTGGTCCCAACGGGCTGTCGGCGGCGATCGCGCTGGCGCGGGCGGGGCGCTCCGTCGTCGTACGCGAGGCGGCGGACACCATCGGCGGCGGGATGCGCACCGAAGAGCTGACGCTCCCCGGCTACCTGCACGACGTCTGCTCCATCGTGCACCCGCTCGCCCTCTCTTCCCCCTTTTTCCGCACCCTGCCGCTTGAGGAGCACGGGCTGGAGTGGGTGCACTCCCCCGCCTGCCTCGCGCACCCGTTCGACGACGGCGCCGTGGCGATGCTGGAGCGCTCCATCGAGGCCACCGGCGCCACGCTCGGCCCCGATGCGCGCGCGTGGAAGAAGCTGCTCGGCTTCTGGACGGAGCGCTGGCTGACGCTGGCGGAGGACGTGCTGGGGCCGCTGGAGTTCCCCGACCACCCCTTTCTCCTCGCCCGCTTCGGCCTCACCGCCGTGCGCCCAGCGTACGGCGTGGCGAAGGGCGCCTTCCGCGGCGATCGCGCACGCGCGCTCTTCGCGGGCAACGCCGCCCACTCCATGGTCCCGCTGACGCAGTCGCCCACTGCGGCGTTCGGGCTGACGCTGGCGGCGGCGGGGCACGCGGTGGGATGGCCGATCGCGCGCGGCGGGTCGCGGAGCATCGCCACGGCACTGGCGTCGTACTTCCGCTCGCTTGGGGGCGAGATCGTCACCGGCGCGCCCGTGGACGACGTGGACGAGCTGCGAGGGGTCGGCACCATCCTCCTGGACCTGACCCCGCGGCAGGTGCTGCGCATCGCCGGGCACCGGCTGCCGGCGCGCTATCGCGGGGCGCTGGAGCGATACCAGTACGGCGCGGGGTCGTTCAAGATGGACTGGGCGCTCTCCGAGCCGATCCCCTGGCGCTCCCCGGAGTGCCGCCGCGCCGCCACCGTGCACCTCGGCGGCACCCTGGACGAGATCGCCGCCTCGGAGCACGCGCCCCTCGCCGGCCAGGTTCCGGAGAAGCCCTTCGTCCTCCTGGTGCAGCCCACCCTCTTCGACCCGACGCGCGCACCGGAGGGGAAGCACGTCGCGTGGGCGTACTGCCACGTCCCCTTCGGCCGCGACGTGGACATGACGGAGGCCATCGAGGCGCAAATCGAGCGCTTCGCCCCCGGCTTCCGCGACGTGGTGCTGGCGCGTAGCGTGATGCCGCCCTCCGCGCTGGAGCGCCACAACCCGAACCTGGTGGGCGGCGACATCAGCGCGGGCGCCATGACCCTGCGGCAGGTCTTCTTCCGCCCCGCCTTCCGCCGCAACCCGTACTCCACGCCGGTGGACGGGCTGTTTATGTGCTCCGCTTCCACGCCTCCCGGCGGTGCCGTCCACGGCATGTGCGGGTACTACGCAGCCCGCGCAGCCCTGCGCCGGCCGCTAGCGGCGCCGAATGCGTGA